cgcgttgtgaaatcgtgttcacGGTTTTGGAACCAGAGGGTCGCAACGCCGGTTGAGTAAAACAGCACGTTGTGCAACTTGGTGAcatcgtcccacttgttatgctggctcacccgttCGTAATATGACAACCagtcctccacgtcatgatcatcggtgccgctaaagatggcaggatcacgctggcgcaatgcaccggaaacgatgatcgtgggaggctgtggtgcatcttcctgggtggtttcgtcaggcatggtcgcagcagtcggtagcgtccggcttcggagttaccaaggttaccccgcacctccctcAAATGAAATGGGAtttattgcagctcgttcgagggatcgcaggtaggtctagatcacgagtcctagcgcttggCATCAACGGCCCGAGCTCGGGTCttgcgccgcagcggtggcagtccgtactgtgccacatgcatattacccactacagaCTTTATTTTTTAAACAGGTATCCATTTTGCACAGATAGAccaggaggaggagtagattttaatgaacagaaaggaggaACCAGATAGACCAGTTCTGTGCAAGGCTCAGTGGACTGATATAGAAGCAGTGTCGCTCGTTCCATTCGTCATGACGGCAGCCCATCTTCATGCTGTCGGTAAAATACTTGCACTGAAAGGCTTCAGGGCGTGTTTGTTGGGCTATACATTTTGTGCACTCTTTGTCGATACATACAACCAAGGcttaagtaaagaaaaaaaaaggcagctgtGATATTTGATCAAATTTCAAGACCAATGATGGCAAAAAGATGGACGCATGTAGTTTCTTCTTGGGTTTTGATGCACCGTTATTAAGATATCGCGCCGAAGAAGGGTGAAGCTCTCTATTTCATCTGAATTTCGGAGCGTAGACGGTACCGTATGCTCTGTTACCTTGTTGCTTTATGTACAGCTTGGCTGTGCGGAAGTTTTCGAACTCCTGTATTACAGACGAGAGGCAGTGTTATAAGTTTTGCCGGCAAAAATGTATTTGATAATATCATTAACACAAGTATAGAGTATTTCATGCTCAATAGGTGCGATGTGATAATACCCTTTGCAACGTAGAGGTCTATTAAGTTTCTTCTTCTGAATTGTTGGTTTCCTTGCGTTGCGGTTCTGTAAAAATGTGCTAATACTCGCCGTGCTTTTCTTTATATATGAATATGAGGCAAAGTATAACGACAGGGAGAATATATTCGCTTCTAAGCGCTATGGAAATATGCTGCCTCATTCAGCATGTAGTTCAAATAATGAGAGTAATTATAGGCTACTTCCTGTTCGTGCACATGCATGCGGCCAGTTTAAAATTATGTGGGTCCACACGTGTGATAGTGTCAATGAAATATATGTATCGCACTTTACCTTCTTTCTGTACGCCATAAAATGTGTCGCCGTCATAAGATATGTGATAGTCAAGTTCCGTGTCAGCAGCTCATGTTGGTTAATTTTCGCATTGGTTTGGATCTTCTGGAATCGATGTTCGCTGATTATGTCCAAGTTTCAGTTTCGAATGAAAATTGCTTCTGCAGAGTGACGATTTCGCACTGTGAGTAGGACAGCTTTTTTCCAGTACGGACTATGTGAATAAAAACAATACCGTAAAGCTTTTACTTGTGGTGAGTTTTGGGTGACTGAGAAATCGGCCAGCTTTAGTTGGTCCACCTCCCAACACGCTAACAAAATTTACGATTGATAGTGCCAGGAAGTTAGTTTTTTAACactacccccctccctccctataTCTTTGGTCTAGTTGAACTGTAGCCCTGAATTCCATCAAGCGTTAGAAATTTCAAAGCGACTAGTTTCACGAAATGCCGAAATGTAATATTTTACCTGCGAATATTGGTACTTAACAATGGCTTGCTAAATAGATAATTTTCATTATACTCGCTTGACACTGGTGTGTACGAGCGCTGTCCCAGGGCTTTAAAAGATGAACGGAAGTTTCCAACATAAACGCGACAGAAAAAAAAGCGTTTCGTAAACGCGGCACACTTCAGCGGGTTCAGCTCCACGTTTTGGCCAATGTCACTTATGTCAGCCTATTGCTCGGTGagctctcttctttcttcttcttttcccgtTTCTGTTATTGACATTTACGCCATTTTGACGTTCGCCTGGGTACTTTCTTCATTACTGTTTATCTTGGCCTCATGAGTGCCGCTGGCACCTCAGAAAAACAATTAAAcaaccagcaagtcgccagcccagtTAATTCCAAGCCTGCAATTCAACTGGTTTCTGTCTCGTTGAAAACAAATCGCCATCTCACTCCCCTATTGACTTCCACAGCTTCGATATCGTTCTCTCTGCTGTTAGGCCATATAGGCTTATTGGCGGACGCACTCGCTATTTGTACGTTAGCGTCAGGTAAAGGTACCTCTGGCACTGTGCTGTGTGCCAGTCAGCACCATACGGGATATCTAACGCAAACCTGCACCCTTTGTCAAACGCTGCACTATTCCCGACCATTTTTATGTTTAGCACATCCTCATTTAGCCGACCTGCTACTACTGCAAGGTTGCGGTCCTGTGCACTATGCGTGAGCTTTTTTCTAACTTGCTCCGTGACAGAGCCTAATTTTTACTcaggaaatgtccctaccgcaaCTTTTTGTCGTCTCTCACCCGCTACACAATCgcctctgagcacctagccacATTTCATTCTGCACTGATTATCGCCCTTTCACTTCCTCCTACTATGCAGGCCTCTCCCTGTCTCTGCTGACATAGTGTAGCTTGATATTGTAATATTTTTCAGGCAGAGGCACCCCTCGACAGGAGTGGCCACGTTTGATTAAAGGTGCTCCACGGCAATGCTTGAGAACCTTAGCGTCTGTGGCAGTCAAGGGGCAGCGCGGAACTCCGCCTGGTTAAGTGGATGGGGAGGACGTCTTTGCGAGTACGGGAGTTAGCGTGCTTCTGCAATGGACATACGTTTTGCGAGAATGCTGCAAAGTCTTAATTGAAAGTTTGTTTAGTGCGAGAGTATGATGGCTCATCTGACATTCCAACGAGTGACTTCCCTCAACGAGAAAATGTGATTAGCTCTGGAAGTGCGTAGTTACGCCGTGCCGTCATGAGTTGTGCACATTCTGAATATCCtctatttttgtctattttttttcTACCCGTAGATATATTCTTATAAAATTTGTGGCTCCAGAACGTAAGAGCGCTccagtgttgttgctgctgcgTCAATGCATGGTTCATGCCATGCCTCGTATTCCGCAAGACGCCTTGTTGTCTTGCAGCGAGCTATCTCCTCTTCTTTGTCATTCCTGTATAACTTGAATATATCTGAGTACAAAAAGATTAAGACAATCAATATGAGATATTTAGTAGCACGATTTATTAGAAGGAAGATGTGATAAAATGGCAATAAAATAATGAAGTAGTTCAATATTGATACAATTGCATATGGCTCAGTGAATGTGAACCATGTCCGCCCGCGAAAGGCAGCCACCGAAGAAACAGGTGAAGCACGCCTGGTAGTAATGAACTCACATTTTTTTATCAACGTCGAACGCTACTACTGCGGCCACTTATATATTGCCTGCTAGGCATGACGCAGCAGCAACACAAAAAGGGTAGTGCAGCTTAGGGGCGCTGCATTTCAGCAACTTTAGCATTGTATTGCTGTTCCCTTGTTAAGGTATATGCTACGGGAACTGCTTGATCACTGATTTTCCAGTTCTTGTGCTACGGCGCAACTTTGGAGTGCAAGGTGCAGTCATGACAGGGTTCTTCACGGCGCAGCTACTTCCAGATACACTTCCCGGCGATTGTCCCTTGTGTAGCACGTCGGGTGCTGCTGGCAAATGGCTGGTTCTTTCTCTTGAAGCACATCCGGGACAGCTGGAGAATGGATGGGCGGCTGCACCAGTTGAGGAGAAGCTTCTGCTCCAACAGAACGAAATGGCGCTGTCCGCGCAAGGCGCAAGTGGTCATTGTGTCTGCTCCATGTCCAACCGTCTTGACAAAGGACATTGGCCGATGGTGGACTGACATCAGAAACACTGGCAGGTACCCATGGTGCACCTGTTGCGGAGGTTTCTCGCATACACCTTATCTCCTGGTTGGAGTATTGGAGCCTGCCGGGACCCTCTGTCAGCATTCAACTTTGGTTTCATTTGTTTTAAGAGCATCGATGCTTGTAGCCTAGGCCACAGAACATCCAGAGGAGCTTGAACATTCTCCCCAGTAGGAGCTTACATGGTGGCCGACCAGTTACTTCGTGTGGGGTTCTCAGATAATGAAATAAGAACCTGGAAATCTGTGTTTTGATGTTCGCAGAACCAGACATCTTGAGTTTGTTCTTTACGCTCTGTGCCACTCGTTCTGCTGCACCGTTGGAGGCGGGGTGATATGGTGGCACAAGCACGCGGCGTATTCCGTTTCGAGTTAGGAACTCAATGTACTGTGCACTGGTAAATGCATTGCTATTGTGAGAAACTATTACGTCAGGCAGGCCGTGCTGAGCGAACGCAATTTTTAGGGCATAAATGATAGCTTCTGCAGTTGTAGATGACACAGTGAAAACTTTATGCACTTCAAGAAAGCATCCACGATGACTAAGAACGTGTCTCCTAGAAAAGGTCCCTCAAAATCCATGTGAAGAAGTGACGAGGGTCGGCGTGGAAACGGGACTGGCTACGTAGCCCGTTGTTGATGATGGCACGTGGCGCAGCTGTTCACACTGTTGGCATGTGATTGTCTATGCCTGGTCACCAGACATGGCTCCTGGTAATCATTTTGCTTCTTTCAATACCGGGGTGATTGGCGTGAAGTACTCCAAGTACATGGGCCTGCAGTGATTTGGGAACCACGACTCGTGACCCCCATAGACCACCTTGTGTTCTCAAGGGGGGGATCAAGCGATGGGATGGAACTCGAAACGAAGGGTCAGCGAAGCCCGAAGCAACAGTCTTCCCGAGCTGCGTCCATTCACTGCACCTATTTCGCAGTCGTCAAGCAACCGCCTTGTTCGTGCACACTGTGGAAGAAGAAGATGCCGCTACAGCTTCGCCTTCAGAAGTCTACGACATGTGGCAAATTAGCTACGCCGAACCGCCTCCACCTTTCGCCGTTACCGTTGGCGTTTGCGGCAAGCCGCTCCGCATGAAACTGGACATGGGGCAAGCGTCTCCGTCATTGCCAAGTCGCGACTTCTACAGCTTCTGCCCTCGGTTAATGGGCAGCCGTCGTAATTATTTCTGCGAGGCGATTCCTGGGAACTAAAAAAAGTTGAAGGCATGGCTGATCTCCTTGTGAAGTTTCATGGCAAGAAGGCGGATCTACCCATTTTTTGAACGGGGGCAGTTCACCTACTCTGCTAGGGCGCAACTGGATGCGCGAGCTGGGCATCGACATCTCCAGTGTTGAAGTAAATATACATGCACTTTCTTACATCAAACACCAAGTCCAACACTTCGCAGAGGTGTTTGAAGAAGGTCTTGGCAGGTTTAAAAGTGAAAAGCGTCATTACATGTTCCTTCAGATACCCCACCCCAGTTCTTCAAGCCACGCCTCCTGCCATATGCCTTGACAGATGGAGTCACACAAGGAATATAACAATTAATAAATGATGCCATCCTTGTTTCAGTGAAAACATCAAGGTGGGCTGCACGTATTGTGCTTGTGGTAAAAAAGGATGGGAGCATTAAAATCTGTGGAGAGTTTAGTGTCACAATCAACCCAGTAGCGACAGTGGACAAATATCCAATTCCAAGGATTGGGTACCTGCGGACTGTGCTTGCAGGGGGTGAGAAATTCACAAAATTGGATTAGTGAAACGCGTATCAGCAAGTAGTTCTTGATGAGGCCTGCAGAGAGTACGTCACAGTTTCAACTCACATGCGTTGTTGCTGTACACTTGCTTGCCTTTTGGGGTGTCGTCAGCTCCTGCTATATTTCAACGTGAGATGGAGAAGTTGCTGAAAGGACTACCACATTTGGCTGTCTATTTCAACGGCATTCTTATCACAGGTGCTAATGGTGCTGAGCATTTCAACAACCTTCGTGGTGTGCTTCGCAAGCTTCAAGAATGTGGCCTCAAAGTGAAACTCGACACGTGTAATTCCATCGCGCCACAAGTAGAGTATCCTGGGCACATCATGAAGAAGGATTGCCTTTCCTAGAACGTCGAAAACGTGGCTGCAATTCTGCATGCCCTTGTGCCAAAAGACGTGAACTTCAGAGTTTCTCGGGACTTGTCAATGTTTATCGGTGTTTTTTGCCTAATCTTTCTGAACTTCTTTCTCCCCTGCACTCTCTTCTTTGTGATGGAAAGAAATGGGAGTGGGGGCAGGATCAGCAAGATGCATTCACATCCTGCAAGCACCTGGTGACCTCAGCTCCAGTTTTCATACATTTCCGCACTGACAGGCCTGTGTGTCTCAGCTGTGACGCATCACCTTATGGCATAGGTGCAGTTCTGGCCCACAAAGATGCTGATGGCCGAGAACAACCGATTGCGTTTGCATCACGGAGCTTGTCAAAACCAGAACGAAGTTACAATCAACCTGACAGGGAAGCCCTGGCAATCGTGCTTGGTGTTGATTGGTTCCACCAGTACTTGAGGAGCATACTCCTggttcaaaacacgcgagaaggCTTCGTCAGGTACCActaagcactaccagctaggcaggcggttggtGCCCCctcctcaccccatgctgaaacgtcgccaggcagtcgtctggcggtaacaaacacaaaccttccccagtccggtacGATTGCAGCAAATTTTCCCCGCGTAATACCCGACTGTTCTTTGCAAAATATATCAGGAAattagagcgacgctgtcacacatgttgtgggagtgtcgtgttacatcagctacaatggcagtagctcctgaggctcttgcgtcgaagtgggccgccgctctgcgctgctccaacctcaagacacaagagtgggctatccagcaagcccgagaggcggcgacgaggcaaagCCTCGAAGttccctcatgggagacctgagcccgggtcgtcaaatttgcgggattcaaaataaagctgtttccatccatccatgtcaTTTGAAGCATGCACTGACCATAAGCCCCTTCTCGGACTGCTGGGTGCCAACAAGCTTGTCCCTGTGCAAGCATCAACAAAATTAGTCAAGTGGGCTCTCAAGCTATCTGCGTACAAGTACGCACTTGTATAGAAGCCTGTAAGAGAGCTTCGCCCTGCTGATGCTCTCAGCAGACTGCCACTACCTAACGACAGCACCGCACTGCCTGACGCTGCCGAGATTTTCATGTCGGAGGAGGCCTATCCACCACTTCTTTCACCTGCTGTGGTGGCCCGAGCCACCAGGAACGATCCAGTTCTGGGTCACATTGTGCATTTTGTATTGAAAGGAGAGAGCCTCCAAGCTGGGCCAGAGCGGAACCCTTTCAATACATGAAGCTCAGAAATCAGTCTCCATGACGGCTGCCCACTGGGGGGCTCATTAGTCGTGGTTCCCAAATCACTGCAGGCCCACGTACTTGGAGTACTTAACGTCATGCCTGGTGGAGATGCATAGATAATGACATTGGCAGCAGTGTGAAAAGCTGCGCCACGTGCCATGATAAACAACGGGCTGCGGAGCAGGTCCCACAGACGGCATGGCCACTTCCGCACCGACCCTCGTCACAGCTTCACGTTGATTTTGCGGGACCATTTCTAGGAGACACGTTCTTAGACAACGCGGATGCTTTTTCGAAGTGGATAGAAGTTTTCCCTGTGTCATGCACATCTGCAGAAGCTACCATTTCTGCTCTGAAAATTGCGTTCGCTTAACACGGCCTGCCTGACGTAATAGTTCCTGACAATGGCCCTGTGCTTACCAGTGCACAGTACCTTGAGTTCCTAACTCGAAACGGAATACGCCGCATGCTTGTGCCACCGTATCACCCCGCCTCCAACGGTGCAGCAGAACGAGTGGTACAGAGCGTAAAGAACAAACTCAAGATGTCTGGCTCTGCGAACATCAAAACAGAGATTTCCAGGTTCTTATTTCATTATCGGAGAACCCCACATGAAGTAACTGGTCGGCCACCATGTGAGCTCCTAATGGGGAGAATGTTCAAGACTCCTCTGGATGTTCTGTGGCCTAGCCTACAAGCATCGGTGCTCTTAAAACAAATGAAACCAAAGTTGAATGATGACAGAGGGTCCCGGCAGGCTCCAAaaggaggacgcttaagcttcgccttcaagagtggaacgcgacagcactcccgttgacccgccaaggggtgtaagacaatgggctacggcgcagcgactacgcgccccgcatcggacgcggtgagcgtcgagcaacgccgcctTCGGCGCGGCAACTAAATGTGCGTCTGAataagcgacgcacgcctgagcctgagAAACAGCtggtttctaaggcaacaccgcattcaccagaGGCGCTTTCGTACCGCTTTGAAGATACCAGTTTCAGGACAAACAGCCAACATGGTATCCTGTACTTAATGACCTAGTGTCATTAAAACGTTTTTAGCAATGTCGCGTCACCAAGCTACTGGTTGGCGCTTTTAACATTTTTGTGTTGTCAcattagaaataaagaaaaaaagaactcgtggctgagtggtagcgtctccgtctcacacaccggagaccctggttcgattctcacccagcccatcttgcaagctgtTTTCTATTTATAAAGTgactgctgggatttatcgctcacggccaacgccaccgacgccgacgacactggcttttccgcgacacgagctccttaacgctgtcgcgttaatactcCAACCAGGAGATAAAGTGTATGCGAGAAACCTCCGCAACAGGTGCACCATGGGTACCTGCCAGTGTTTCCGATGTCAGTCCACCATCGGCCAATGCCCTTTGTCAAGACGGTTGGACATGGAGCCGACACAATGACCACTTGCGCCTTGCGCGGACAGCGCCATTTCGTTCTGTTGGAGCAGAAGCTTCTTCTCAACTGGAGCAGCCGCCCATCCATTCTCCAGCTGTCCCGGATGTGCTTCAAGAGAATGAACCAGCCATTTGCCAGCAGCACCCGACGTGCTACATAAGGGACTATCGCCGGGAAGTGTATCTGGAAGTAGCTGCGCCGTGAAGAACCCTGTCATGGCTGCACCTTGCACTCCAAAGTTGCGCCGTAGCACAAGAACTCAAAAATCAGTGATGAAGTACTTCCCGTAGCATATATCTTAACAAGGAAGCAGCGATACAATGTTAAAGTTGCTGAAATGCAGCGCTGcctttttttgttgctgctgcgccATGCCTAGCGGgcaaaattggaggacgcttaagcttcgccttcaagagtggaacgcgacagcgttcccgtcgacccgccaaggggtgtatgactgtgggctacggcgcagcgactacgcgccccgcatcggacgcggtgagcgtcgagcagtgccgcgttcgccgcggcaacgaaatgtgcgcctgagcaagcgacgcacgcctgagccttagaaacagctcgtttctaaggcaacaccgcattcactagagacgatTTCGTAAccctttgaagcatcgaactcgtggctgagagGAGACGCGTCTTGGCTACCGAAGTGGAAGGACGTGCTATCATGTGCTCCCTTGTAGGGGCGGTTTCAGCGGCCCGTGTGGGCCGTGGTATCAGGTGTACTGAAAAGCCGGCTGAAGACTACGAGGTTGTTCTGCCTCATCTGCCCACAGGTGCTTCTGTTTTAAACAccgtttttttttgcatgccgATGTGAAAGCCAGGCCATATCGAGTGGAGCATGTCCGAGATAGCCTTCCACGTCTTTCGTTGCTGCCGGAAGTGGTGGCCCTCGGGGCATACCAAATGAATCACCTGTGGGCAGTGACGTTTAAGGACGAGGAAGGCAAGAGGAAGATATTAGAAGCTGAAGCGTTCAACGTTAAAGACCACCGCTGCATGGTCATCGACCCGTGCGACCGAGGTGTCCGACTGAAGCTATACTGGCTGCTTCATGGCGTACCAGACGAAGACGTGCGAGTGGCTCTGGCGCCGTTTGGAAAAGTGACGGAAATTAGCAGAGACAAGTGGAAGGTCAAGGGCTGCATTGACAAAGGATCAACCACCCGCTCGGTGACGCTGAAATTAAATGTGGGCCTCACTGTGGACGACCTACCACACCAACTGCGTGTTGCTGAGGATATGGCGCTCGTCTTCGTTCCTGGCAGAGCGCCACTCTGCCTCCGATGCCGTGGCATCGGACACATCCGGCGAGAGTGCCGCGTTCCACGATGTAGGGTCTGTCGTCGCTTCGGCCACGATGATTCCCAATGTGTGCGCTCTTATGCCAGCGTTACAGGCCCACTCCAAAGGGATGTAGTATCCGAACACATGATGGACGCCGCAGATGCCGAAGAAGCTAGCAGGGAGGACAACGACGTGGCGAAGACTCCTGCAAAGCCCCTTGAACCCTCCCCAGGAGCTGTCCAGGAAGCGACCCTGGGGGGTGAGCCCTTGGCTGCAGCCCCGGAAACGAAGCCAGAGACTGCAACATGCGACGCAGGCGTGAACGCAGCAAGCGCGTCATCGTCACTGCCGCAAGAAGTCGGCcaggatgcaacggacgtcgagATGATTACGACCGGAAGCATCGCTGCAAAGCGTGCTCACGAAGACACTGGCAATGCAGGAATAACTACTGCGTCGGGCACCGGCGAACCTCCAACGAAGGCATCGACTACGCGGCGGTCTATGCGCAAACCGCAGCCGAACGTGCCACCTGGCAGTAGGGTGGCCCCTAAAACGCCTCCGCCCTAGCGGAGGACCCGTTCCAGTAGCCTTCAACGACGACACAAGAACCCCACAGCTTCGATGTGAGTAGGACGCTTGGCCAAGAAACCCCATGAGATGGCGTCTAACTTTAAATCTAGCCTACGCGTTGCGACATTGAATGTGCGAGGAATGTGTTCGCGCAGGCGGCAGTGCCAGATTAGTCGCATGCTTTTAGAGAATGACGTTGACCTTCTGGCTGTGCAAGAAACGAAAATCGAGAGTGAGGAGCAAACAGAACAGATGGTTCAAGTTTTTCGATCTAGATACAGTGTATGTGTGTGCCATGCTGTTGGACGGTTGGCTGCGTCATTTTTATTCGCAATAGCATATCGGTTGTAGAAAAAGTGTCCACCTGCGAAAGTGGGAGACTTGTAGCATGTGATTTTATTTTTGCTGGTCTACTGTGGCGCGCTGTCTGCATCTACGCACCGAACAAAATTCATGAACGCGAAATTTTTTTTAAGTACGCTGAAGGATTTTTGAAAACAGAACGACATGTTGtgcttcttggggatttcaactgCGTCTGTACAGCTGAAGATAAAACGACAAGCCTCAAAGTACGCGATAGAAGCGCTGAGCTGTTGAACGCGATAGTAATTGAGAGAGAGCTTGAGGACATTGGTTATGCAATGACGCGAGATGGCCAAGCACGGTATACGCACTTTCAAGGTGACTCCCATGCGAGGCTTGATAGAATATACGTACCGGCGAAGTTTGTACCACTGTGTTCCTCTTATGAAACACAATATCTCAGTTTTAGCGATCATAGTTTGGTCTCGATTACgattggcgaaaaacgaaagagttTCAAGTTTAATTGGTTCCTGTGGAAGTTCAATGAAaaactgctgcaagatgaattgTTTGTCACGAGAGCCGAGGAGTATCTTTGAAATGCCCTGCATACGGAAACCAACTGT
This genomic window from Dermacentor albipictus isolate Rhodes 1998 colony chromosome 9, USDA_Dalb.pri_finalv2, whole genome shotgun sequence contains:
- the LOC139049993 gene encoding uncharacterized protein, with translation MNHLWAVTFKDEEGKRKILEAEAFNVKDHRCMVIDPCDRGVRLKLYWLLHGVPDEDVRVALAPFGKVTEISRDKWKVKGCIDKGSTTRSVTLKLNVGLTVDDLPHQLRVAEDMALVFVPGRAPLCLRCRGIGHIRRECRVPRCRVCRRFGHDDSQCVRSYASVTGPLQRDVVSEHMMDAADAEEASREDNDVAKTPAKPLEPSPGAVQEATLGGEPLAAAPETKPETATCDAGVNAASASSSLPQEVGQDATDVEMITTGSIAAKRAHEDTGNAGITTASGTGEPPTKASTTRRSMRKPQPNVPPGSRVAPKTPPP